The Pseudomonas extremaustralis genome contains a region encoding:
- the flhC gene encoding flagellar transcriptional regulator FlhC → MSDKSLVTEMQQVQLAIELIELGARLQVLETETSLSRGRLIRLYKEVRGASPPKGMLPFSTDWFVTWLPNIHSSLFYGIYRSLMDIGGHRIDAFVKAYRLYLEQVGDQDGELVLGLTRAWTLVRFFESDMLELIRCSCCSGEFVAHSHAPAQQYVCGICQPPSRAGKTLKRRDIDAQLLASLPPMRKV, encoded by the coding sequence ATGTCAGACAAAAGCCTGGTCACCGAAATGCAGCAAGTGCAACTGGCAATCGAACTGATTGAACTGGGCGCACGGCTGCAGGTGCTGGAAACGGAAACGTCGCTGAGCCGAGGTCGATTGATCCGTCTCTACAAGGAAGTGCGCGGCGCCTCTCCCCCCAAAGGCATGCTGCCTTTCTCCACCGACTGGTTCGTGACATGGCTGCCGAACATTCACTCGTCGCTGTTCTACGGGATCTATCGCAGCCTGATGGATATCGGCGGGCACCGCATCGATGCTTTCGTCAAAGCCTATCGCCTGTACCTGGAACAGGTGGGCGACCAGGACGGCGAACTGGTGCTGGGCCTGACCCGCGCCTGGACCCTGGTGCGTTTTTTCGAAAGCGACATGCTCGAGCTGATCCGTTGTTCCTGCTGTTCCGGCGAATTCGTCGCCCACTCCCACGCGCCGGCGCAGCAGTACGTGTGCGGGATTTGCCAGCCGCCGTCGCGGGCGGGCAAGACCTTGAAGCGCCGGGATATCGATGCACAACTGCTGGCCAGCCTGCCGCCGATGCGCAAGGTGTAG
- the flhB gene encoding flagellar biosynthesis protein FlhB translates to MAETSREDKTEAATPRRIEKAREEGQVPRSREMNTFVMLLAGIGGLWLMGGSLYDGLGQVMEQALLFDRAQLFDTARLLSTLWTLSQTALLAVAPFFALMTFAALAAPALLGGLVITLKAVRPQFSRVNPMSGLARLFSVQVLVELAKAIAKASLIGIVTYCFVRSHIAQLLNLPHMPAPKALAAMLGLTASACAMCVAALIIVVGMDVPYQLWTYAKNLRMSKEEQRQEHKNADGDPHIKARIRQVQQARARRRMMSKVPKADVIVTNPSHFAVALAYQKEKNGAPRVVAKGADDVALRIREIAAEHHLPMLEAPPLARALYFHVDLDREIPIELYTVVAEVVAWAIRLKRVSEHGGDLPPTPVNLTVPPGMDQRGPRNPTPEDDPTP, encoded by the coding sequence ATGGCCGAGACCAGCAGAGAGGACAAGACCGAAGCGGCGACGCCGCGACGGATCGAAAAGGCCCGCGAAGAGGGCCAGGTCCCACGTTCCCGCGAAATGAACACCTTCGTCATGCTGCTGGCCGGCATCGGCGGGCTGTGGCTGATGGGCGGCAGCCTGTACGACGGCCTTGGCCAAGTAATGGAACAGGCGCTGCTGTTCGACCGCGCGCAGTTGTTCGACACCGCACGCCTGCTCAGCACCTTGTGGACCTTGAGCCAGACCGCGCTGCTGGCCGTGGCGCCGTTCTTTGCGCTGATGACCTTCGCCGCCCTTGCCGCGCCGGCCCTGCTGGGCGGGCTGGTGATCACCCTGAAGGCGGTGCGCCCGCAGTTTTCCAGGGTCAACCCCATGAGCGGGCTGGCGCGTTTGTTTTCGGTGCAGGTGCTGGTGGAGTTGGCCAAGGCCATCGCCAAGGCCAGCCTGATCGGCATCGTGACCTACTGCTTTGTGCGCAGCCATATTGCGCAGTTGCTCAACCTGCCGCACATGCCCGCGCCCAAAGCCCTGGCCGCCATGCTGGGCCTGACCGCCAGCGCCTGCGCGATGTGTGTCGCAGCGCTGATCATCGTGGTGGGCATGGACGTGCCCTATCAGCTGTGGACCTACGCCAAGAACCTGCGCATGTCCAAGGAAGAGCAACGCCAGGAACACAAGAACGCCGACGGCGACCCCCATATCAAGGCCCGGATTCGCCAGGTGCAACAGGCCCGCGCACGGCGCCGCATGATGAGCAAGGTGCCCAAGGCCGACGTGATCGTCACCAACCCCAGCCACTTTGCGGTGGCCCTGGCCTATCAGAAAGAAAAGAACGGCGCCCCCCGCGTGGTCGCCAAGGGCGCGGATGACGTAGCCCTGCGCATTCGCGAGATCGCCGCCGAGCATCACCTGCCGATGCTCGAAGCCCCACCGCTGGCGCGAGCCCTGTATTTCCATGTCGACTTGGACCGGGAAATCCCCATCGAGCTGTACACCGTGGTCGCTGAAGTGGTGGCCTGGGCCATTCGCCTCAAGCGTGTCAGCGAACACGGCGGCGACCTGCCGCCGACCCCGGTGAACCTGACTGTACCGCCAGGCATGGACCAGCGTGGCCCGCGTAACCCGACACCTGAGGATGATCCGACCCCATGA
- a CDS encoding type VI secretion system Vgr family protein: protein MFAPANQTHFRLILKGLKYELKVLSLTGREAISQPFAFDIELVSEHPSFDLEALLHKPAFLQLAPDGRGVHGQLHRVAQGDAGKRLSRYSVTLRPQLAYLAHRFNQRIFQNLNVPSIIAQVLEEHGIQSTAYTFHLGTTYPTRDYCVQYDESDLHFIQRLCEEEGIHYHFQHSATAHTVVFGDDQTVFPRLAPVAYQQDAGLVASEPVVKRFDLRLETRTSRTTRRDYNFEIPRVTLEGDERSDALPDLEDYDYPGRFHDSQRGRHLAKRALERHRSDYQLAEGKSDQPLLLSGHFLPLTHHPKARWNDLWLLTEVLHEGKQPQVLEESITSDTTDNKDDFHQGYRNRFLATPWDVFYRPPLNHPKPRILGSQSAVVTGPEGEEIHCDEHGRVKVQFHWDREGRGDDKSSCWLRVSSSWAGARYGGIAIPRVGMEVLVTFLEGDPDQPLISGCLYHKTNPVPYPLPANKTRTVFKTLSSPGGSGFNELRIEDKKGAEQIFLHAQRDWDENIEHDQKIRIGNERHDTVEQNAYSEFKAEEHHTVHADRKVQARADDHLTVAMDQHVKIGAGQFVEAGREIHLSSGLKAVLEAGIELTLKAGGSFIKIDPSGVWISGPATNLNSGGSPGSGTAVAPLLPGLLKAADVEAPGQLLLPALQQALMRKKPFCAICEKAKQEAGNA, encoded by the coding sequence ATGTTCGCACCCGCCAACCAGACCCACTTCCGCCTCATCCTCAAGGGGTTGAAATACGAGCTTAAAGTCCTTTCCCTCACGGGGCGCGAAGCCATCAGCCAACCCTTCGCGTTCGACATTGAACTGGTCAGCGAACACCCGTCGTTCGACCTCGAGGCACTGTTGCACAAGCCCGCGTTTTTGCAGCTGGCACCGGACGGCCGCGGCGTTCATGGCCAGCTTCATCGCGTGGCCCAGGGCGACGCCGGCAAGCGCCTGAGCCGCTATTCGGTGACCCTGCGCCCGCAACTGGCGTACCTCGCGCACCGCTTCAACCAGCGCATCTTCCAGAACCTCAATGTGCCCAGCATCATTGCCCAGGTTCTCGAAGAGCATGGCATCCAGAGCACGGCCTACACCTTTCACCTGGGCACGACGTATCCCACACGGGATTACTGCGTTCAATACGACGAATCCGACCTGCATTTCATCCAGCGCCTGTGCGAAGAAGAAGGTATTCACTACCACTTCCAGCACAGCGCCACCGCCCACACCGTGGTGTTCGGCGACGACCAGACGGTGTTCCCGAGACTCGCCCCCGTGGCCTACCAGCAAGACGCCGGCCTGGTGGCCAGCGAGCCGGTGGTCAAGCGCTTCGACCTGCGCCTGGAAACCCGTACCAGCCGGACCACCCGCCGCGACTACAACTTTGAAATCCCGCGCGTCACCCTCGAAGGCGACGAGCGTAGCGACGCCCTGCCCGACCTCGAAGACTACGACTACCCCGGCCGTTTCCACGACAGCCAACGCGGTAGGCACCTGGCCAAACGCGCCCTCGAACGCCACCGCAGCGACTACCAGCTCGCCGAAGGCAAAAGCGATCAACCGCTGCTGCTCAGCGGCCACTTCCTGCCCCTGACCCACCACCCCAAAGCCCGCTGGAACGACCTGTGGCTGCTCACCGAAGTCCTCCACGAAGGCAAACAGCCCCAAGTCCTCGAAGAATCCATCACCAGCGACACCACCGACAATAAGGACGATTTCCACCAGGGCTACCGCAACCGTTTTCTCGCCACGCCGTGGGACGTGTTCTACCGCCCACCGCTGAATCATCCCAAACCGCGCATCCTCGGCAGCCAAAGCGCGGTGGTCACCGGCCCCGAAGGCGAAGAAATCCACTGCGACGAACACGGCCGCGTCAAAGTGCAATTCCACTGGGACCGCGAAGGACGGGGCGACGACAAAAGCAGTTGCTGGCTGCGTGTTTCCAGCAGTTGGGCCGGCGCCCGCTACGGCGGCATCGCCATCCCCCGCGTGGGCATGGAAGTGCTGGTGACCTTCCTCGAAGGCGACCCCGACCAACCGCTGATCAGCGGCTGCCTGTACCACAAGACAAACCCCGTCCCCTACCCACTGCCGGCGAACAAAACCCGCACCGTATTCAAAACCCTCAGCTCACCGGGCGGCAGTGGCTTCAACGAACTGCGCATCGAAGACAAAAAAGGCGCGGAACAAATCTTCCTGCACGCCCAGCGCGACTGGGATGAAAACATCGAACACGACCAGAAAATCCGCATCGGCAACGAACGCCACGACACCGTCGAGCAGAACGCCTACAGCGAATTCAAGGCCGAGGAACACCACACCGTCCACGCCGACCGCAAAGTCCAGGCGCGGGCAGACGACCACCTCACGGTGGCGATGGATCAGCACGTCAAGATCGGCGCGGGGCAGTTCGTCGAAGCGGGCCGGGAGATACACCTGAGCAGCGGGCTGAAGGCGGTGCTGGAAGCGGGTATAGAACTGACGCTCAAGGCCGGCGGGAGCTTTATCAAAATCGATCCCAGCGGCGTGTGGATCAGCGGCCCGGCGACGAATCTGAATTCCGGGGGCAGTCCTGGCAGCGGCACGGCGGTGGCGCCGTTGTTGCCGGGACTGTTGAAGGCCGCGGACGTAGAGGCTCCAGGCCAGCTGTTGCTGCCGGCACTGCAACAAGCATTGATGCGCAAGAAGCCGTTTTGCGCGATCTGCGAAAAAGCCAAACAGGAGGCGGGAAATGCCTGA
- the flhD gene encoding flagellar transcriptional regulator FlhD, producing MPNTNTELEDIQDLNLSYLLLAQNLLRKDREIAIFRLKLSEQMADLLTKLSSKQMTQLARVNQLICRPVFEETDRLSKVLGNARELGMVEIHSALLMAAADRTGDLRIGEG from the coding sequence TTGCCAAATACCAACACTGAGCTTGAAGATATCCAGGACCTGAATCTTTCGTATTTATTACTGGCCCAAAACCTATTGCGCAAAGACCGCGAGATCGCGATTTTTCGCCTGAAACTCAGCGAACAAATGGCCGACCTGCTGACCAAGCTCAGCAGCAAGCAAATGACCCAATTGGCGCGAGTCAACCAACTGATTTGTCGGCCGGTGTTCGAAGAGACCGACCGCCTGTCCAAGGTGCTGGGCAACGCGCGCGAACTGGGCATGGTGGAGATCCATTCCGCCCTGCTGATGGCCGCCGCTGATCGCACCGGCGACTTGCGCATCGGGGAAGGCTGA
- the motA gene encoding flagellar motor stator protein MotA, translated as MLIVSGLIVVLLSVFGGFVLSGGALGPLYQPTELLMIAGAGIGAFIAANNGKAIRATLTAVSRFKRSAKYDKTLYLELMAMLYALLSKARREGMMALERDIEEPAQSPIFARYPRLLADPLIILFITDYLRLLISSVMQTHELDELMLHEIEGFEHESHLPSDALYKVSDALPAFGIVAAVMGVVKALSAVDVGPDLMGQMIAHALVGTFLGIYLAYGLVAPLASRIDRQAAESAKMLQCIRVTLLASVQGLPPQLAVEFGRKALHTSERPGALELETYVRGGGSQPGAD; from the coding sequence GTGCTCATCGTATCCGGGCTTATCGTTGTACTGTTATCGGTGTTCGGTGGCTTCGTCCTGTCCGGTGGGGCCCTGGGCCCGCTGTACCAGCCCACCGAGTTGTTGATGATTGCCGGCGCCGGTATCGGTGCGTTCATCGCAGCCAACAACGGCAAGGCCATTCGGGCCACGCTCACCGCCGTCTCGCGCTTCAAGCGCAGTGCCAAGTACGACAAAACCTTGTACCTGGAGCTGATGGCCATGCTCTACGCCTTGCTGAGCAAGGCCCGCCGCGAAGGCATGATGGCCCTGGAGCGGGATATCGAAGAGCCCGCGCAAAGCCCGATTTTCGCCCGCTACCCACGGCTACTGGCCGACCCACTGATCATCCTGTTCATCACCGATTACCTGCGCCTGCTGATCAGCAGCGTTATGCAGACCCATGAACTCGACGAGCTGATGCTGCACGAGATCGAAGGCTTCGAGCACGAATCCCACCTGCCCTCCGACGCACTTTATAAAGTCAGCGACGCCCTGCCGGCGTTCGGCATCGTCGCGGCGGTGATGGGCGTGGTCAAAGCCTTGAGCGCAGTGGATGTCGGCCCGGACTTGATGGGCCAGATGATCGCTCACGCGCTGGTCGGCACCTTTCTGGGCATTTACCTGGCGTACGGGTTGGTCGCACCGCTGGCCAGCCGCATCGACCGGCAGGCCGCCGAGTCCGCCAAGATGCTGCAATGCATCCGCGTCACGCTGCTGGCCAGCGTACAAGGCCTGCCGCCGCAACTGGCCGTGGAGTTCGGCCGCAAGGCGCTGCACACCAGCGAACGCCCCGGCGCCCTGGAGCTGGAAACCTATGTGCGTGGCGGTGGCAGCCAGCCGGGAGCCGACTGA
- the flhA gene encoding flagellar biosynthesis protein FlhA yields MKGMTDLFGPDSWLATTDLKIMTGPVLIVLILSMMILPLPTFILDLLFTFNIALAIMVLMVSMLTEKPLDFSAFPSVLLFTTLLRLSLNVASTRVILMEGHTGPDAAGKVIEAFGEFLVGGNFAVGLALFLILVTINFMVITKGAGRIAEVGARFTLDSMPGKQMAIDADLNAGLIGEPQARQRRKEVAQEADFFGSMDGASKFVRGDAVAGLVIMGVCIIGGLAIGILQHGMAFSDAAHTYTMLTIGDGLVAQIPGLVISIAAGVTVSRVNTEQDVGQQMMGQLFSRPRVLMMTAGVMGLLGLVPGMPNLVFLLLTGLLAGLGWWFSKQEDLAPEGSPAQTLLPKSAAQSSEASWDDVQLVDTLSLRVGHRLIQLVDARQQGELITRIKSLRKKFAQDMGFLPPVVHVRDKLELAANTYIISLKGVEIGRGEVFPGKWLAINPGKVTHELEGTAAVDPAFGLPAIWIEPNLREHGQIYGYTVVDASTVTATHLNHLLHQHAKDMLGRGEVQKLLDKLGPDSKGLVDEVVPKLVSLTVLQRVLQNLLEENVSIRDMRTILDALAEHGGVQQPPDVQELTAAVRVALGRSIVNQLFGNKTELKVIGLDFNLEQVLMQAVGNGGALEPSLADNLMQQTTLTLKRQENSSEPPVLVVPNKLRPVLSRFLRRRLRQLTVIALSEIPDDRTLRMTNVIGGKPK; encoded by the coding sequence ATGAAAGGCATGACCGATCTATTCGGCCCCGACTCCTGGCTGGCCACCACCGACCTCAAGATCATGACCGGCCCGGTGCTCATCGTGCTGATCCTGTCGATGATGATCCTGCCGCTGCCCACGTTCATCCTCGACCTGCTGTTCACCTTCAATATCGCCCTGGCGATCATGGTGCTGATGGTCAGCATGCTCACGGAAAAGCCCCTGGATTTCTCGGCGTTTCCCTCCGTGCTGCTGTTCACGACACTGCTGCGCCTGTCGCTGAACGTGGCGTCCACGCGGGTGATTCTGATGGAGGGTCACACCGGCCCCGACGCCGCCGGCAAGGTGATCGAAGCCTTCGGCGAGTTCCTGGTGGGCGGCAACTTTGCCGTGGGCCTGGCGCTGTTCCTGATCCTGGTGACCATCAACTTCATGGTGATCACCAAGGGCGCCGGGCGTATCGCCGAAGTCGGCGCGCGCTTCACCCTCGACTCGATGCCCGGTAAGCAAATGGCGATCGACGCCGACCTCAACGCCGGCCTGATCGGCGAACCCCAAGCCCGCCAGCGGCGCAAGGAAGTGGCTCAGGAAGCCGACTTCTTCGGCTCCATGGACGGTGCCAGCAAGTTCGTGCGCGGGGACGCCGTGGCCGGCCTGGTGATCATGGGCGTGTGCATCATCGGTGGCCTGGCCATCGGCATTCTGCAACACGGCATGGCCTTCTCCGACGCAGCCCACACCTACACCATGCTGACCATCGGCGACGGCCTGGTCGCGCAGATTCCCGGCCTGGTGATTTCGATTGCCGCCGGCGTCACCGTGTCGCGAGTCAACACCGAACAGGACGTGGGCCAACAGATGATGGGCCAACTGTTCAGCCGCCCCAGAGTGCTGATGATGACCGCCGGCGTGATGGGCCTGCTCGGGCTCGTGCCGGGCATGCCGAACCTGGTGTTTCTGCTCCTCACCGGGCTGCTGGCCGGGTTGGGCTGGTGGTTTTCCAAACAGGAAGATCTGGCCCCGGAAGGCTCGCCCGCGCAGACCTTGCTGCCCAAGTCGGCCGCGCAAAGCAGCGAAGCGTCCTGGGACGACGTGCAGTTGGTCGACACCCTGAGCCTGCGCGTCGGCCATCGCCTGATCCAACTGGTAGATGCGCGCCAGCAAGGCGAGCTGATCACCCGCATCAAAAGCCTGCGCAAGAAATTCGCCCAGGACATGGGCTTCCTGCCGCCGGTGGTGCATGTGCGCGACAAGCTGGAACTGGCCGCCAATACTTACATCATCAGCCTCAAGGGCGTAGAAATCGGGCGGGGCGAGGTGTTCCCCGGCAAGTGGCTGGCGATCAACCCCGGCAAGGTCACCCATGAACTGGAAGGCACCGCAGCGGTGGACCCGGCGTTCGGGCTGCCGGCGATCTGGATCGAACCCAACCTGCGCGAACACGGGCAGATCTATGGCTACACCGTGGTCGACGCCAGCACCGTCACCGCCACCCACCTCAACCACCTGCTGCACCAGCACGCCAAGGACATGCTCGGCCGGGGCGAAGTGCAGAAGCTGTTGGACAAGCTCGGCCCCGACAGCAAAGGCCTGGTCGACGAAGTGGTGCCCAAGCTGGTGTCGCTGACGGTGTTGCAGCGCGTGCTGCAGAACCTGCTGGAAGAAAACGTGTCGATCCGCGACATGCGCACCATCCTCGATGCCCTCGCCGAACACGGTGGCGTGCAGCAACCGCCGGATGTGCAGGAGCTGACGGCGGCGGTGCGCGTGGCCCTGGGCCGTTCGATCGTCAACCAGTTATTCGGCAACAAGACCGAACTGAAGGTGATCGGCCTGGACTTCAACCTCGAGCAAGTCTTGATGCAGGCGGTGGGCAATGGCGGCGCGCTGGAGCCCAGCCTGGCAGACAACCTGATGCAACAGACCACCCTGACCCTCAAACGCCAGGAAAACAGCAGCGAGCCACCGGTGCTGGTGGTGCCCAACAAGCTGCGCCCGGTGCTGTCGCGCTTCCTGCGTCGACGCCTGCGCCAACTGACGGTGATCGCCCTCAGCGAAATCCCCGACGACCGCACCCTGCGCATGACTAACGTGATCGGAGGCAAACCCAAGTGA
- a CDS encoding RNA polymerase sigma factor FliA has product MYTAQGKINQQEVLQQYLPMVRRQALGLKTRLPSNIELDDLIQAGSIGLLDAMTRYDLSVGATFATFASQRIRGAMIDELRTRDWVPRSVRRNARAVEDAMHRVEQNLGRPAREREVASAMGLTLEQYQKVLDDTNGSQMLPFDDVDEEHSEGSNSRLQTPFAELINDRNRANLTRAIDALPARERLLLALCHHEKLNLREIGVVLEVSESRVCQLHAQAIARLRASMQE; this is encoded by the coding sequence ATGTATACGGCACAGGGCAAGATAAACCAGCAGGAAGTGCTCCAGCAGTACCTACCCATGGTCCGGCGCCAGGCGCTGGGATTGAAGACGCGGTTGCCCTCCAATATTGAACTGGACGATCTGATTCAAGCCGGCAGCATCGGCCTGCTTGACGCCATGACACGCTACGACTTGAGCGTCGGCGCCACCTTCGCCACCTTCGCGTCACAGCGTATTCGCGGGGCGATGATCGACGAACTGCGCACCCGCGACTGGGTCCCCCGCAGCGTGCGCCGCAATGCGCGGGCGGTGGAGGACGCCATGCACCGCGTGGAGCAGAACCTCGGGCGACCGGCACGCGAGCGCGAAGTGGCCTCGGCCATGGGCCTGACCCTGGAGCAGTACCAGAAGGTACTCGACGACACCAACGGCAGCCAGATGCTGCCCTTTGACGACGTGGATGAAGAACACAGCGAAGGCAGCAACTCACGACTGCAGACGCCGTTCGCCGAGCTGATCAACGACCGCAACCGCGCCAACCTCACCCGCGCCATCGACGCCCTGCCCGCACGGGAACGCCTGCTGCTTGCACTGTGTCACCACGAAAAACTCAACCTGCGCGAGATCGGTGTGGTGCTGGAAGTGAGCGAGTCACGGGTATGCCAACTGCACGCCCAAGCGATTGCCCGGCTGCGGGCCAGCATGCAGGAATAG
- a CDS encoding flagellar biosynthesis protein FlhF: MSAQRFIGANSRDAMNQVRFALGEDALILSSRMTDAGVEIMAQADTPPAPAPQRPTPDLAALSERLLGEIEDMRQLIHTRAQPSPLLKWLLDAGFSASLSTQLLGHNPPQSPDATPARLKAWLAQRIDSQLNQLADEADLFNAPTVIAVVGPTGVGKTTTTAKLAARYVMRHGPGDVALVATDSFRIGAHEQLKIYAQLLGVELHALAPDAPLGPLLGRLADKRLVIIDTVGTSQRDRRLVTHIQQLGNSGRAVRLMLVLNAASHGDTLDDVLHTYRDAAHTAGCRLDDCIVSKCDEAARLGPVLDSLIRHGLRLNYLSAGQRVPEDLQLPGASDFLQQALDVSLPSRFASAPAPSAGPHLDALVRGLLGQRKALLALCASLAVHIDGFASLMALQPDACLSEPTPCALLAITTRSSLRVVHEGERQRLGNLAGRGEAFGIRELRYRNHHARLTLRHLPVELNDAARRAWFGTVQDSHSGQHLGHRYWLAEDQRDLNEQAAELVQALKHEELVSLTAHGSARLLNLHPDLPGELRRSLANSLASAALRLTHANEDWAFQARAQLLGLLPKKPRGHAREILDGLLYVSVVMSSL; the protein is encoded by the coding sequence GTGAGTGCGCAGCGTTTTATCGGCGCCAACAGCCGCGACGCCATGAACCAGGTGCGGTTTGCCTTGGGTGAGGACGCGTTGATTCTCTCCAGCCGCATGACCGACGCCGGCGTGGAAATCATGGCCCAGGCCGACACCCCACCCGCGCCCGCGCCGCAGCGCCCCACACCAGACCTCGCCGCGCTGAGCGAACGCCTGCTCGGTGAAATCGAAGACATGCGCCAGTTGATCCACACCCGAGCGCAGCCCTCGCCCCTGCTCAAATGGCTGCTCGACGCCGGCTTCAGCGCCAGCCTCAGCACGCAGTTACTGGGCCACAATCCGCCGCAGTCGCCCGACGCCACACCGGCCCGGCTCAAGGCCTGGCTGGCGCAACGCATCGACAGCCAGTTGAACCAACTGGCCGATGAAGCCGACCTGTTCAACGCTCCCACGGTGATCGCCGTGGTCGGCCCCACCGGCGTGGGCAAGACCACCACCACCGCGAAACTCGCCGCCCGCTATGTGATGCGCCATGGCCCGGGCGACGTGGCGTTGGTGGCCACCGACAGCTTTCGGATCGGCGCCCATGAACAACTGAAAATCTACGCGCAATTGCTCGGCGTCGAGCTGCACGCCCTGGCGCCGGACGCGCCCCTCGGCCCGCTGCTGGGCAGGCTGGCCGACAAACGCCTGGTGATCATCGACACCGTCGGCACCAGCCAGCGCGACCGCCGCCTGGTCACGCACATCCAGCAACTGGGCAACAGTGGCCGCGCGGTGCGCCTGATGCTGGTGCTCAACGCCGCCAGCCATGGCGACACCCTCGACGATGTGCTGCACACCTACCGCGACGCTGCGCACACCGCCGGCTGCCGCCTGGACGATTGCATCGTCAGCAAGTGCGACGAAGCCGCGCGGCTCGGGCCGGTGCTGGACAGCCTGATCCGCCACGGTTTGCGCCTGAACTACCTGTCGGCGGGCCAGCGGGTACCGGAAGACTTGCAGTTGCCCGGCGCGTCGGATTTTTTGCAGCAGGCGCTGGATGTTTCGCTCCCGTCGCGGTTCGCCTCCGCACCCGCTCCATCGGCGGGCCCACACCTGGACGCGCTGGTGCGTGGGCTGTTGGGACAGCGCAAGGCCCTGTTGGCGTTATGCGCCAGCCTGGCCGTGCACATCGACGGCTTCGCGTCATTGATGGCCTTGCAGCCGGACGCGTGCCTGAGTGAGCCAACACCGTGTGCGCTTTTAGCAATCACCACCAGGAGCAGCCTGCGGGTGGTGCATGAAGGTGAACGACAACGCCTGGGCAACCTGGCCGGACGCGGCGAAGCCTTCGGTATTCGCGAGCTGCGCTACCGCAACCATCACGCGCGATTGACCCTGCGCCATCTGCCCGTGGAACTCAACGATGCAGCGCGGCGCGCCTGGTTCGGCACCGTGCAAGACAGCCACAGCGGCCAACACCTTGGACACCGCTACTGGCTGGCCGAAGACCAGCGAGACTTGAATGAACAGGCCGCTGAGCTGGTGCAGGCGTTGAAACACGAAGAACTCGTCAGCCTGACCGCACACGGTTCGGCGCGGTTACTCAACCTCCATCCAGACCTGCCCGGCGAACTGCGCCGGTCCCTGGCCAACAGCCTCGCCAGCGCCGCCTTGCGCCTGACCCATGCCAACGAAGACTGGGCATTCCAGGCCCGCGCCCAATTGCTCGGGCTGTTGCCGAAAAAACCCAGGGGCCATGCCCGCGAAATCCTCGACGGCTTGCTGTACGTGTCGGTGGTGATGAGCAGCCTCTGA
- the motB gene encoding flagellar motor protein MotB → MSDQPIIIRRKKAARHAHHGGAWKIAFADFMTALMALFLVLWVLSNASNKDKEAIAEYFSTPLVVAMSKGDRSSSSNSAIPGGGPDARFSEGERALQTPRPSRFSEDERRHLESLKQRLDNAVDHDPQLRELKQQIAIELSPEGLRVQLLDTDKRPMFELGSANVAPYLRKLLRTFAPVLNELPNRIQISGHTDSHPYPGGDTGYNNWDLSADRAKASRQELVAGGLDSDKLLRVSGMADRIRFHGAGPYDAANRRIEIIVLDNRVAERILSQDEYGPLEPSPH, encoded by the coding sequence ATGAGCGATCAACCGATCATCATCCGCCGCAAAAAAGCGGCTCGCCACGCCCACCATGGCGGCGCGTGGAAGATCGCCTTCGCCGACTTCATGACCGCGCTGATGGCCCTGTTCCTGGTGCTGTGGGTGCTGTCCAACGCCAGCAACAAAGACAAGGAGGCAATTGCCGAATACTTCAGCACCCCGCTGGTGGTGGCCATGAGCAAAGGCGATCGCAGCTCGTCCAGCAACAGCGCGATACCCGGCGGCGGCCCCGATGCGCGGTTTTCCGAAGGCGAGCGGGCGTTGCAGACGCCACGCCCGTCGCGCTTCTCCGAGGATGAACGGCGGCACCTGGAATCCCTCAAGCAGCGCCTCGACAACGCGGTGGATCACGACCCACAACTGCGCGAACTCAAGCAGCAGATCGCGATCGAGCTGAGCCCCGAAGGCCTGCGCGTGCAACTGCTGGATACCGACAAACGCCCTATGTTCGAATTAGGCAGCGCCAACGTCGCGCCGTACCTGCGCAAGCTGCTCAGGACCTTCGCCCCGGTGCTCAACGAACTGCCCAACCGCATCCAGATCAGCGGGCACACCGACAGCCACCCCTACCCCGGCGGCGACACCGGCTACAACAACTGGGACCTGTCCGCTGACCGCGCCAAGGCCTCGCGCCAGGAACTGGTGGCCGGCGGCCTGGACTCCGACAAGCTGCTGCGGGTCTCCGGCATGGCCGACCGTATCCGCTTCCACGGCGCCGGCCCCTATGACGCCGCCAACCGACGCATCGAAATCATCGTGCTCGACAACCGCGTGGCCGAACGCATCTTGTCCCAGGATGAATACGGCCCGCTGGAACCATCCCCTCATTAA